The DNA region ACGGCAGCAGGTGGGCCAGGTGCTCGATCTCCGCGGCGAGGTCTGGCGCCGGTGGGTGCGAAACGAGGGGCGCCGTGCTCGACGGAAACGTGGAAGTGTGCGGCACAGCGGGGCGGTGAGGGAGGCCGTATCGAGGTGGGGCGGCAGCGATGGGGGTAGACTGCAAGTTCTACGTCAATCATCGGGGCGCAGCCACGCACAAAGGATTACAATTCGGTAAGGCGCCGCGTCCTTCCTGCAAAACCAGCAAGAATGCCGACTTAAGACCGCAAGCGCCGCACGCGCCCCGCACAGCCGCCGCCCCCTCAGCCTTTGTTATGCAGATCCTAGTCATCGAAGACGACGCCGTGCTGGGCAAGGCGATCAAGCGCGGCCTGGAAGACAACCACTGCGAGTGCGCCTGGCGCCGCAACGGCGAGGAGGGGCTGGCCGCCGCGATGACCCAGAACGCGGACGTCATCCTGCTCGACCTGATGCTCCCCGACCTGCCGGGCCTCGACCTGCTCGCCCAACTCCGACGCCGCGGCGTGCAGACGCCAGTGCTGATCCTCAGCGCGCTCGGCTCGGTCGACGAGCGCGTGGCCGGCCTCCGCGCCGGCGCCGACGACTATTTGGTCAAGCCCTTTGCGTTCGACGAGCTGCTCGCCAGGCTCCACGCGATGACGCGCCGCGCATTGCCGCTGGCGACGCAGCGTTACCAGGCCGGGCCGCTGAACCTCGACCTGGCGCTGCGCCGCGTCAACCGCGACGGTGTGGAGATCGACCTGACCCCTACCGAGTTCAGCCTGCTCGAGTTCCTCATGCGGCACGCGGGGCAGGTGGTCACCCGCAAGATGCTCTGCGAGCACCTTTGGGAGGCCGACTGGGAAGGGGTGACCAACGTGATCGAGGTGCACGTCACGCGTCTGCGGGCCAAGATCGACCGCGGGTTCGACGCCCCCCTGCTGCACACGGTGCGCGGACGAGGCTATGTGCTGAGGGCGGAGAGTGAAACGAGTAGTGAGTAGTGATGAGTGATGAGTGGCAACGACCAGAAGCACAAACGCACGAATTCAATAGCTGCCGATCTACGGTCGGCGCGGCGCGCCAAGCTTACAGCTTGCTAGCGCGCCGGCCGTAGGTCGGCAGCTATTTTCTTTACCGCAACGCACGCACACCTCCGACGCACGCGCCGCCGCTATCGCCCTCTTGCCCCCCTTCCACCGCTCGGTCCGCTTCCGCATCGCCGCCTGGAACGCGCTGGCGGTTGCTACGATCGCGCTGGTGGCGCTCATCGGGGTGCGTCAGGCCGTGCGGTGGACGCTGCTGCACGAGATCGACCAGGTGCTCCGCGAAGACGCCAAGGAGGTCGGCCTCGCGCTCTCCGACGCGTCTCCCGACGGGTTCGTCGCCGTGACCGACGCGCTCGGCCGCAAAGCGATCGGCCACCAGCAGCACCAATGGTTTGTCGCCTTCGTCGACGCCAACAAGAACCCCATCTGGACCAGCCGCGATTCCGAGGCCCACGACCTCCCCCTCGACGCGCTGGTGGGCGCCGGGCCCCACACGGTAGACGACGTACGCGTGCTGCGCGCCGCTGCGCCCGCGAACCCCTACGGAGTGCAGCAGACGTATGTCGGGGCCTCGCTGGCGCCGCTGCGGTCCGACATGGGGGGCATCGACCGTGCGGTGGCGGCCACCGGGCTGCTGATCCTGTTGGCCTCTCCCCTGTGCGGCTACTGGATGGCCGGGCTGGCCACACGCAACCTCGAGACGCTCACCGAGACCGCGGCCCGGCTCCGCCCCACCCACCTCGACGAACGCCTGCCGATACGCGGCGCCGAGGACGAGTTCGACCGCCTGGCGGCGACCATCAACGGCCTGCTCGACCGCATCGCGGAGTACGTCGCGGAGAAGCAGAGCTTCGTGGCCGACGCCGCCCACGAGCTCCGCACGCCCATCGCCGCGATCCGCAGCTCGGTTGAGGTCGCCCTGGCAGGCGAGCGATCGACGCAGGACTACCGGTCGCTGCTGGAAGAAGTGATCGAGGAGTCGGCGTCGCTGGAGGTGCTGGTGAACCAGGTGCTGCTGCTCTCCGAAGCGGTGGTGTCGCACGACCAGCCGATCGTCGAATCGACCGCGTTGGGCGAGGTGGTTGAGAAGGCGGTCGATATGTTCCGCGGCGTGGCGGAGAGCCGGGGCGTGTGCCTGACGCTCGCGGTCCAGGACAACCCGCTGGTGGTCGGCGTGAAGCCCCACCTCCGGCAGGTGGTGAACAACTTGATCGACAACGCCATCAAGTACACGGGCGAAGGCGGGAGCGTGCAGATCGACCTTTCGGTCGACCCGACCCGCGGCCTCGCCGAGCTGGTGGTCGCCGACAACGGGCTGGGGATCGGCCCCGCCGACCTGCCGCGCGTGTTCGACCGCTTCTTCCGCGCGGACCGCGCCAGGCAGCGCGATCAAACCCACGGCGCCGGGCTCGGGCTGAGCATCTGCAAGACGATCGTCGAGGCGCACCACGGCGCCATCCGCTGCGACAGCCGCCCGGGCGAGGGCGCCCGCTTCACCGTGACCCTGCCGCTGAAGAAAGAGGCCTGAGACGCACCCTGGCCAGTCGCTGGCCGACGGGCACTGCCCCGTCGGCTATTTGCCGCGACACCCAGTCTGCCGGGTAGGGTTCAATGAGTGGCAAGCGGGCGCTCGGTCGCTGGACGGATCGAGTTTCTCCCAATGCGTTCGATCCCTGGAGGTTCCCCCGTGCGACTTGTGCTGCTGGTTCTGCTATTGGCGACAAGCCCGAGCGTGCGCGCCCAGTACGACCCGCTGCGCATCGATCCGCCCCGCGCCGATCAGCACGCGGCGCCGCTGGACTTGTCGGTTGACGACCAACCCCGGGCGCGCGAGATCCCGCTGCGGGTCTACCTGCCCGACAGCAGCGACCCCGCGCCGCTGGCGATGTTCAGCCACGGCCTGGGGGGCAGCCGCGAGATGAGTGCGTACCTCGGCAAGCACTGGTCCGCCCGCGGGTACGTGGTTGTCTTCTTGCAGCACCCGGGGAGCGACGACTCCGTGTGGAAAGAGGCCCGCCCCCTGCAACGGATGGCGGCGATGCGCCAGGCAGCGAACCTCGAGAACTTCTTGCTCCGCGCGGGCGACGTTCCCGCGACCATCGACGCGCTGCAGCGGTGGAATAGCCAGTCGGGCCACGCGCTCGCCGGGCGGATCGACCTGCAACGCATCGGCATGTCCGGGCACTCGTTCGGCGCGGTCACCACACAAGCCGTGAGCGGCCAGTCGCCCCCCGTGGGCAAGGGCTTCACCGATCCGCGGATCAAGGCCGCCGTAGTGATGAGCCCCAGCACGCCGCGCGGCGGCAGCGCCGCCAAGGCCTTTGCCGACGTCTCGATCCCGTGGATGCTGCTCACGGGCACCAAGGACATCTCCCCCATCGGGGGCGCCGACCTCGACTCCCGCCTGGGCGTCTACCCGGCGCTCCCGCCGGGCGACAAGTACGAGCTCGTGATGCACAACGCCCAGCACTCCGCCTTCACCGAGCGTGCCCTGCCCGGCGAGAAGCACCCCCGGAACCCCAACCACCACCGCGCCATCCTGGCCGTCACCACCGCCTTCTGGGACGCGTACCTCAAGGACGACGCCCAGGCGAAGCAGTGGCTCGCCGGCGACGCCGTGCGGGGGGTGCTGGAAGCAGACGACACGTGGAAGAAAAAGTAGGCCCGAACCATCGCGGCGCAGCGAGGCGCCGTTCGCCCCACCTCGTTGTCCTTACGGCGCCGCCATTGCGGGCGGGGGGGGCAGGTTGACCGGCGCCTCGATCTGGCCGAGCGTGCTGAGGTAGTGGGTCAGCAGGCCGTAGGTCGACTGGAACGCGGGGAGCGCCGCCAGCGCCTGGTACTGCGGGTTCTGCCGCACCTGATCGTAGTGCTGCAGCGACGCCTTCACGGCGTCGACCGACGGGTGCGTCCGCCCCGAGAACACCTCGGCCGGCAACGCCAGGTAGCCCCGCCACGCTGGGTCCAACTGCCCAAACAGCCGCGGAGCGGTCTGGCTCAGCTGATCGCGGAGCACGTCTGATTCAGACGTCGCATACTGCTGCGCCAAAATGGCGGGCACCTGCGGGGACTGGGCGACCGGCTGCTGCTGCGCCGCGGGCGCAACGGTCGGCTCCGGGACCACGGTCGGGCCGCTATAGCGTGAGAGCAACTGCACCAGTTCCACCGCCGACGGGGGAACCACCCCCGGCTGCCCCGGCGCAGGCCGCGGGTAGAAGGCGGCGTTCGCCATGCTGTCTACCTTCAGCACCGAGCCGTCGAACGAGACGCCCAAAAAGAGCCCCCTGCTGCGTGCGTAGGAATAGACCTCTGCATTGAGGTGGGCGTCGGTCCCCGCCGAGGCCTGCCGTCCTACCGGCCCCGCCGCGGCCGCCGCGTCGACCCCCAGCGTGAGCGTGCTGGTGAGCACCCCCTGCAGGCTCCTGCGGCTCCTGAAGACCAGCACGACGTCGGTCGACTGCACGCCCGCCTGCCAGCCGATGCTGCCGCCGGTGAGCGTGATGAACAGCGGCGCGTTCCAGGCGCCGCGCTCGTCGCGCACCATCAGCGTGCCGTGCCCCATCCGCGCGCCGATGATGAACCCTCCCTTGATCACCCGCGGCACAATCGCCACGGCCACCGCGCCGTCGAGCATCGACTGTGGGATGGACTGTGCGGGGATCGCCATGATCTCGTTCAGCACCTCCATCGAGGCCCGCACCGTCTGCTCTTCTTGCCCCTGGGCGTGGGCCAGGGCCGGCGCCCAGGCGGCGCAGGCCAGCAGCGGCAGCAATAGGCGGGCGTGGGTAAGAATGGTCGGCTTGCTCATGGGGTGTTTGCTCGGGTGCGTCCGGTGCATGGGGGCCTACTCCTAGCCCCCGTCCGGCCGCGATTCTCAGCCGGACGGTCGCCGCAGGTCAAGATCGAACGCGGCCGATTCGGGCGGGAACCAGCGGCGGCGTGCAGGGGCACGTCGCCCCCTCAGGTCGGGCGCAGCGACCCATCGAGCCGACCCCGGACCGCCGCCCAGAACCGACAACCGGCGGTCTTACGAGGCGGGTTGCGGGAAGTGGGCCCCCGTCACTCGGTGATCAGCTCGACCACCCCCGTCTTCATCTCGTAGATGCCCCCGATGATCTTGATGTCGCCGTTGGATTCCATCTCGCTCAAGATCGGGCTGCCCGCTCGGATGCGGTCGATCGTCTGGCGGACGTTCTCTTCGGCCACCATGTGCACGAACTCCGGGTTGGCGCTCGTCTTCTCGCCTTCGTAGTCCTTGAAGTGGTCGACGGCCGGGCGGATGTTCTGCAGCATCGCGGTGATGTTCCCCAGCTCGACCCCGTCGATCGCCCCCTTGATGGCGCCGCAGTGCTCGTGCCCCAGGACAAAGACCAGCCTGGCGCCCGCCGCCTTGCAGGCGAACTCCATGCTGCCGAGGATGTCGGTGTTCTCAAAGTTGCCGGCCACGCGGGCGACGAACACGTCGCCGATCCCGCGGTCGAACACGTCTTCAACCGGGATCCGCGAGTCGAGGCACGACAAGATCACTGCCTTGGGGTGCTGCCCGAGCGCCGCCTCGCGCACCTGCTTGGAATGGTCGCGGCTGGTGAGCGTGCCGGCCACGAACCGCTTGTTGCCGTCTGTCAGCGACTTGAGCACGTCGTCCGGCGTCAGCTTGTCCCGCTCTGCCTGGGTCAACACCCGCTCAACCCGTGGCGCCTGCCCGCCGGCGGCCTGCCCGCTGACAGCCTCCTCGCTGACCGGGAGGGCCCGCACCTGCTCCTGCCCGCACCCGCTAGCCACAAGGCACGCCAGGCACGCCGAAGCCGCCAGCGTCGAATTCCATTTCTGCATCGGTTTGCTTTCCTAGGTCCATTCGTGATCGGTTGCACGCCAACGTGC from Pirellulimonas nuda includes:
- a CDS encoding response regulator transcription factor, which codes for MQILVIEDDAVLGKAIKRGLEDNHCECAWRRNGEEGLAAAMTQNADVILLDLMLPDLPGLDLLAQLRRRGVQTPVLILSALGSVDERVAGLRAGADDYLVKPFAFDELLARLHAMTRRALPLATQRYQAGPLNLDLALRRVNRDGVEIDLTPTEFSLLEFLMRHAGQVVTRKMLCEHLWEADWEGVTNVIEVHVTRLRAKIDRGFDAPLLHTVRGRGYVLRAESETSSE
- a CDS encoding sensor histidine kinase, translating into MPPFHRSVRFRIAAWNALAVATIALVALIGVRQAVRWTLLHEIDQVLREDAKEVGLALSDASPDGFVAVTDALGRKAIGHQQHQWFVAFVDANKNPIWTSRDSEAHDLPLDALVGAGPHTVDDVRVLRAAAPANPYGVQQTYVGASLAPLRSDMGGIDRAVAATGLLILLASPLCGYWMAGLATRNLETLTETAARLRPTHLDERLPIRGAEDEFDRLAATINGLLDRIAEYVAEKQSFVADAAHELRTPIAAIRSSVEVALAGERSTQDYRSLLEEVIEESASLEVLVNQVLLLSEAVVSHDQPIVESTALGEVVEKAVDMFRGVAESRGVCLTLAVQDNPLVVGVKPHLRQVVNNLIDNAIKYTGEGGSVQIDLSVDPTRGLAELVVADNGLGIGPADLPRVFDRFFRADRARQRDQTHGAGLGLSICKTIVEAHHGAIRCDSRPGEGARFTVTLPLKKEA
- a CDS encoding alpha/beta hydrolase family protein, giving the protein MRLVLLVLLLATSPSVRAQYDPLRIDPPRADQHAAPLDLSVDDQPRAREIPLRVYLPDSSDPAPLAMFSHGLGGSREMSAYLGKHWSARGYVVVFLQHPGSDDSVWKEARPLQRMAAMRQAANLENFLLRAGDVPATIDALQRWNSQSGHALAGRIDLQRIGMSGHSFGAVTTQAVSGQSPPVGKGFTDPRIKAAVVMSPSTPRGGSAAKAFADVSIPWMLLTGTKDISPIGGADLDSRLGVYPALPPGDKYELVMHNAQHSAFTERALPGEKHPRNPNHHRAILAVTTAFWDAYLKDDAQAKQWLAGDAVRGVLEADDTWKKK
- a CDS encoding lipid-binding SYLF domain-containing protein, whose translation is MSKPTILTHARLLLPLLACAAWAPALAHAQGQEEQTVRASMEVLNEIMAIPAQSIPQSMLDGAVAVAIVPRVIKGGFIIGARMGHGTLMVRDERGAWNAPLFITLTGGSIGWQAGVQSTDVVLVFRSRRSLQGVLTSTLTLGVDAAAAAGPVGRQASAGTDAHLNAEVYSYARSRGLFLGVSFDGSVLKVDSMANAAFYPRPAPGQPGVVPPSAVELVQLLSRYSGPTVVPEPTVAPAAQQQPVAQSPQVPAILAQQYATSESDVLRDQLSQTAPRLFGQLDPAWRGYLALPAEVFSGRTHPSVDAVKASLQHYDQVRQNPQYQALAALPAFQSTYGLLTHYLSTLGQIEAPVNLPPPPAMAAP
- a CDS encoding carbonic anhydrase family protein is translated as MQKWNSTLAASACLACLVASGCGQEQVRALPVSEEAVSGQAAGGQAPRVERVLTQAERDKLTPDDVLKSLTDGNKRFVAGTLTSRDHSKQVREAALGQHPKAVILSCLDSRIPVEDVFDRGIGDVFVARVAGNFENTDILGSMEFACKAAGARLVFVLGHEHCGAIKGAIDGVELGNITAMLQNIRPAVDHFKDYEGEKTSANPEFVHMVAEENVRQTIDRIRAGSPILSEMESNGDIKIIGGIYEMKTGVVELITE